The Candida orthopsilosis Co 90-125, chromosome 7 draft sequence genome has a window encoding:
- a CDS encoding Rad6 protein (similar to S. cerevisiae Rad6p), giving the protein MSTPAKRRLMRDFKRMQQDPPSGVSASPLPDNVMKWNAVIIGPSETPFEDGTFRLILQFDEQYPNKPPVVKFISEMFHPNVYASGELCLDILQNRWSPTYDVSSILTSIQSLLNDPNISSPANVEAANLYKDHRSQYVKRVKETVEKSWNDESSDEEEEEEEDDDDDEDEE; this is encoded by the exons ATGTCTACTCCAGCTAAAAGAAGACTCATGCGAGATTTTAAA CGCATGCAGCAGGATCCACCCAGTGGCGTCTCAGCATCACCATTACCCGACAACGTCATGAAATGGAATGCAGTAATAATAGGACCCTCAGAAACACCATTCGAAGATGGAACCTTCCGACtcattttacaatttgatgaacaatACCCCAACAAACCACCAGTTGTCAAATTCATACTGGAAATGTTTCACCCCAATGTTTATGCTTCTGGTGAATTGTGTTTGGATATATTACAAAATCGATGGTCGCCCACTTATGATGTTAGTAGCATTTTGACTAGTATACAGAGTTTACTCAATGATCCAAATATCTCATCTCCGGCGAATGTGGAGGCGGCAAATTTGTATAAGGATCATAGAAGTCAGTATGTAAAGAGGGTGAAAGAGACGGTGGAAAAGTCATGGAATGATGAGAgtagtgatgaagaagaagaagaagaagaagatgatgatgatgatgaggatgaagaaTAG
- a CDS encoding Ssh4 protein (S. cerevisiae homolog SSH4 has role protein targeting to vacuole involved in ubiquitin-dependent protein catabolic process via the multivesicular body sorting pathway and localizes to fungal-type vacuole): protein MAEGEYDDATLVLSIIVSFSITIILAIVFCIYKIFFSRQRINGEYQSLSSSITDNLLGSHSNDVPREFLNDEESLTHLAEAFDFTGLSPEEQQSYLKGQEFTVNNPPDFTKTRGRTFSVEDERMIKEYGINVFTFEMEKDLLNPHYIVADKTELNFNNNDLPYCTTTASLNYPLPVKNRVYSDTIYFETKVFEFIQDPNSSTQHFSIGLITKPYPTSFRLPGYNKFSIAYESTGNLKINKPFPTPLQQHLGEQSQYNALVLPPLQEADVVGFGYVIPSGTLFVTRNGKKLLDVMKGCFVDLYPAVGCFSTNAKFQVNLGQSGFVWIEANVRKYGFVSTSDYKKLGGERGLANLPQYNKVLKDNSDKLLDKGEELPPRYNSEEELDFFGRSSNDVTRVGSSAQHMRVNEKVTSRSGDADEDEDDEVKSIDRTHVTNEPEEIMDFRERIYEQNIRNDVSEDNRSESVPLLSSKGGMEYGSSGKTNKVSEGEPSGAAEGESATNKTQVEPETVIPELSMKPVETEGTQVESEQSTPPPAESSEAPPAEPHVADTPQVEQASSNETSPDPSSRDVTPGAEGSSSNQQSKNKSSSKKKKKSGKKGNKKKKRK from the coding sequence ATGGCTGAAGGGGAGTATGATGATGCGACATTGGTGTTGTCGATAATTGTATCCTTTTCCATTACAATCATCCTAGCCATTGTATTTTGCATCTACAAGATATTCTTCTCCAGACAACGCATTAATGGGGAATACCAAAGTTTATCGTCATCTATTACGGATAATTTATTAGGATCACACCTGAATGATGTACCACGAGAATTTCttaatgatgaagagagCTTGACGCATTTGGCAGAAGCATTTGATTTTACAGGCTTATCACCTGAGGAACAACAACTGTATCTCAAAGGGCAAGAGTTTACTGTCAATAACCCGCCTGATTTTACAAAGACTAGGGGGAGAACATTTTCTGTGGAGGATGAACGGATGATTAAAGAGTATGGGATTAATGTATTCACCTTTGAAATggaaaaagatttgttgaatccTCATTATATTGTTGCTGATAAGactgaattgaattttaaTAATAATGATTTACCTTATTGCACCACAACAGCAAGTTTGAATTACCCATTACCAGTTAAGAACAGAGTGTATTCTGATACGATAtactttgaaacaaaagttttCGAGTTTATTCAAGAccccaattcatcaactcaACATTTCTCCATTGGGTTGATTACAAAGCCATACCCTACTTCATTTAGATTACCAGGATACAATAAATTCTCTATTGCTTATGAGAGTACAGGTAACTTGAAAATTAATAAACCTTTCCCCACCCcattacaacaacatcttGGTGAACAAAGTCAATATAATGCATTAGTGTTGCCACCACTCCAAGAAGCCGATGTAGTTGGATTCGGTTATGTCATTCCATCAGGCACATTATTTGTCACCCGTAATGGAAAGAAGCTCTTAGATGTGATGAAGGGAtgctttgttgatttatatCCTGCTGTTGgttgtttttcaactaATGCCAAGTTCCAAGTCAACTTAGGTCAAAGTGGCTTTGTATGGATTGAAGCAAATGTGAGAAAATATGGATTTGTTTCCACTAGTGATTATAAGAAATTGGGTGGCGAGAGAGGGCTAGCTAATTTGCCTCAATATAACAAAGTGCTTAAAGATAATAGTGATAAATTACTTGATAAAGGTGAAGAATTACCGCCTAGGTATAACctggaagaagaattggatttCTTTGGAAGAAGTTCGAACGATGTGACTAGAGTAGGGTCAAGTGCTCAACATATGAGAGTGAATGAAAAGGTGACATCCAGAAGTGGTGAtgctgatgaagatgaagatgatgaggtCAAGAGTATTGATAGGACACATGTGACAAATGAACCTGAAGAAATCATGGATTTTAGAGAGAGAATCTATGAGCAGAATATTCGAAATGATGTACTGGAAGATAACCGATCAGAATCAGTACCATTGCTTTCCTCGAAAGGTGGTATGGAGTATGGATCTAGTGGGAAAACGAATAAGGTTTCAGAGGGCGAGCCTAGTGGGGCAGCTGAAGGGGAAAGTGCAACCAATAAAACACAAGTTGAGCCAGAAACGGTCATACCCGAATTGCTGATGAAGCCGGTTGAAACAGAGGGGACTCAAGTAGAGAGTGAGCAGTCAACTCCTCCTCCGGCTGAGTCTAGTGAAGCCCCACCTGCAGAACCTCATGTAGCTGATACCCCACAGGTTGAACaagcttcttcaaatgaaacgTCACCTGATCCAAGTAGTCGAGATGTGACACCTGGAGCTGAAGGTTCCTCTTCTAACCAACAATCAAAGAACAAGTCAAGTagcaaaaagaagaaaaagtcAGGTAAGAAGGGtaacaagaagaaaaaaagaaagtaa
- a CDS encoding vacuolar protease yields the protein MKTSLLTIIALALTSNALFIPNYNDIIDVFRVEVAPKGHIQQQDAITLAPLVSHEQGIENKYIVVLKSGASTDEFKIEGIMDGILDRFDIDGFLGFTGQFTKPAIELLRRNPLVDFIEEDSVVHTNEFDIEKGAPWGLARVSHRQPLSLSSFDQYLYDTEGGEGVTSYVIDTGINVKHTEFDGRAIWGKTIPTGDDDLDGNGHGTHCAGTIASKDYGVAKKAEVVAIKVLRSNGSGSMSDVVKGIEYAAKAHQDAVKKGKKGFKGSTANMSLGGGRSQALDLAVNAAVKAGLHFAVAAGNETQDACNTSPAAAEGAITVGASTISDERAYFSNYGKCVDIFAPGLNILSTYIGSDTATAYLSGTSMASPHVAGLLSYYLSLQPGSDSEFFVASDGVTPAQLKKNLISFGTEGVLADIPEDTPNILAFNGAGHNLTEFWNHK from the coding sequence ATGAAAACAAGCTTATTAACTATTATTGCATTGGCACTCACTTCCAATGCCCTTTTTATTCCAAATTACAACGATATAATTGATGTCTTTAGGGTCGAAGTTGCTCCAAAGGGCCatatccaacaacaagacGCTATTACACTTGCTCCTTTGGTTTCCCATGAACAAGGTATAGAAAACAAATATATTGTTGTGCTTAAATCCGGTGCTTCTACTGACGAATTCAAGATTGAAGGGATTATGGATGGTATTTTAGACCGTTTTGACATTGATGGATTCTTGGGATTTACTGGTCAGTTCACAAAGCCTGCTATTGAATTGTTAAGAAGAAACCCATTGGTTGACttcattgaagaagatagTGTTGTTCACACTAATGAATTTGACATTGAAAAGGGTGCTCCATGGGGATTGGCTAGAGTTTCTCATAGACAACCATTGTCATTATCTtcatttgatcaatatttGTATGACACTGAAGGTGGTGAAGGTGTTACTTCATATGTTATTGACACTGGTATCAATGTTAAACATACTGAATTTGATGGCAGAGCCATTTGGGGAAAAACCATCCCCACTGGTGACGATGATTTGGATGGTAATGGACATGGTACTCATTGTGCTGGTACAATTGCATCCAAAGATTATGGTGTTGCTAAAAAGGCTGAAGTTGTTGCTATCAAAGTCTTGAGATCTAATGGATCTGGTTCAATGTCTGATGTTGTTAAAGGTATTGAATATGCTGCTAAAGCTCACCAAGATGCTGTTAAAAAGGGTAAGAAGGGATTCAAAGGTTCTACTGCTAACATGTCTCTTGGTGGTGGTAGATCGCAAGCTTTAGATTTGGCAGTCAATGCAGCAGTTAAAGCTGGTCTTCATTTCGCTGTCGCTGCCGGTAATGAAACCCAAGATGCTTGTAACACTTCTCCAGCTGCTGCCGAAGGAGCCATTACTGTTGGTGCATCAACCATTTCCGATGAAAGAGCCTACTTTTCAAACTATGGTAAATGTGTTGACATTTTCGCTCCAGGTTTGAACATCTTGTCTACTTATATTGGATCCGACACTGCTACTGCCTACTTGTCAGGTACTTCAATGGCATCTCCACATGTTGCTGGTTTATTGTCATACTATCTCTCCTTACAACCAGGATCCGATTCTGAATTCTTTGTTGCTTCTGATGGTGTTACTCCagctcaattgaagaagaatttgatttcatttggtACTGAGGGTGTTTTGGCTGATATTCCAGAAGATACACCAAACATCTTGGCATTCAATGGTGCTGGCCACAACTTGACTGAGTTCTGGAACCACAAGTAA